A window of Staphylococcus lloydii genomic DNA:
CATCTGCTAACTGTTCTTTTAAAGTAGTATTTTTTTGTGCTAATTCATCTTTTTTTGATGTTACTTGCGTCATTTTCGTATCATTTTGCTGTTGTTTGGCTATCAATGACTTCTTACTATCTATAAAAGTAGCTAAAGTTTTAACTTCATTAATTTCATTTAATGTATTACGTAATTCATTGATATGTTCATCTTCTTGAGACAGTGATTTTAATATATTACGTTGGTCTTCTAATTTTTTCAGATTTTCTTGCAGTTGTTCATTTTGCTCTAACTTCTGTTGAGTATTTTGTACTTTGTTGGCAATAAGTTGTTGTTGTTCTTCTAATTTAAGTTGTAATGCATCACCTTTGTTTTCAAACTCAGGTAATACATCAATAAGTTTATCCGTCTGCCTTACATTCATTTCTTTTATTTCCATAAGATAATTGTCATCATAACTATTTAAATCTGCCCAGTAGTTATCTAACTGAGCATAATTTTTTTCGATATTTGTTCTTATTTCTTTAACGTCATCAGCTAACAGTTTTTGAATTTCTTCAAATCTTTCACTATCAAATAAAGTTCTTAAAATTTCTTGCTTGTCTTTACTATTCGATAGTAAAAATCTCTTGAATTCACCTTGTGGTAATATAAATAATTGTCGAAATTGTTCAGCATTAACACCTAATAATGACCTTAATAATTGATTACCTGCATTGATTTTACTTTCTCTTAATTCATAGTTCCCATTGATATGTTCATAAACCTCTAAACTACCACTGGTTTTGGAAGTGTTGCCCTCTTTAAAATAAGCACCTTTTCTTTCCACATAAAAATGCTCAGCGCCTAATTTGAATTCAAACTCGACAATCATAGGTTGTTTATTATCCGCAAAATGGCTTCTCAAATCACCTTCTTTACGATCTTTCGTAGAGGCTTCTCCAAATAATGCATATACTATGGCATCAAAAATCATTGTTTTACCAGAACCTGTTTTACCACTAATTAAAAATAGTTCATTATTTTCAACGCGAGTAAAATCAATATATTCATCTAAAAAAGGTCCGAAATTTTTTAGTTTTAAGGCAATTGGACGCATTTAATTGTTGCCTCCTTCAGTCAATTTATTAAGAATAGTTGTAATTTTATTTCTTTGGGTCATCGTTAATTCAGTACTCGTAATATCTTCATAAAAATTATTAATAATTGTATTATCATCAAGTTGTTCAATAGCTTCACGTTGTTCTAAATACGTATTCTCGAAATCAAAAGACATATTAGTGAGTGCCAACGTATTGGGATAGATTTGCTTTAAGTGCATCATTGGGTCGGTAACGTGTGACATATTTTTCAATTTAAAATGCAAATAATTTTCTTTATTTTTAATACTGATTTTTTCTTGTATTGCGTCTTCATAATCACCTTCTACCACTTCTAATTCACGTAACGGTTTTAATGGTATGAAAGTGTTTTTAATACTATCATTTTCAACAATAACTCTACGGTATCCTTTAGGCTGAGACACTTCAGAAAAAGAGTATTGTAACAATGAACCACTATAGCTAATATAATCAGAATCTATACTAAATGGATGGTGGAGATGACCTAACATCACGTGATTAAAGTCTTTAAATGAAGCTCTATCAACCGATTCTACAGTTCCAATTGTTAAAGGTCTTTCAGACTCAGAACGTTTACCACCCTGAACGGTCATATGTCCGATTAACATGTTCATTGCGTTATGATCCATCTCTTTAGACATGTGTGCTAGACATAAATCTGTAGCCTGTTGATGTGTTTCGACTGTATCATGTTGAAAGAAATGTTGTACTTCACTGACTGTCGCAAATGGCAAGGTATAAAAATTAATATGATCAATCGTTATTGGTGAAATCATACAATCTAATTGTGTTCTAATATAGACATTCGATTTTTCAAACCATCTCGCCCCATAATTCAAACGTTCTTTGCCATCGTGATTGCCACTTGTAATAATTAAAGGTATGTTCAATGATAAATTTAATTCATCAATTGTGCGTTCTAATAATTGAATCGCGTCTTTACTAGGATAACTCGTATCGTAAACATCCCCTGCTATAACGATGACATCGGGCTGTTCTTCTTTCATTGCAGTAATAAATTGCTCTAAAATATATGCTTGATCTTTGAGTAATGACTTACCATTAAGCATGCGTCCTAAATGCCAATCTGCAGTATGTATAATTTTCATTGCTTCACCCCATATAACAGAACGCACGTTCTGTGTATTCTTTCATATTTTATCATATTGGTTAAAAAATGAAAAATACCGTCTATCCTAATTGATAGACGGTTTGAAAGTTAATTTATGATTTGTTTTTTTACTTTTTTATATTTATACAACATTGCTATTCTCCAAGGCACTATCATACAAAATGCGAGTAGGAAAAACATACCTGCTAATTCTCCAGGATCAATTCTATTGCTAATAAAGATTTTTATTAATGTTCTAATTAATAATAATGAAATTAAAATGACTGGAAAGGCTTTAGAACGTTTCATATATATTTCGCTTCCTTTTACTTCAAATCTTGAAGTCCATATTAATACCGTTGAAAATAAAACGCCTAATATTAAACATTCGAGCATTTCCATACCTGACAATCGAAAGTAAGGAACTACATACATTAACGCACCAGTTGCCATAAAAAATGGTGGTAAAATGATTTTCTTTTCGTTAACTGGAAAGTTTTGAGCCTTCATTCTTACGATTATTACGACGACGCCCATTAGAAAGGCAAATAATATCGAAAACACTAAATACGCCAAAATTACACCTTCTTTAATAGTCTACAGCTTATATTCACAAACGATATTATAACACTATATATTCAAATAACCAGTAATTCTAATTCAAAATAGTCTTATTTAAGTGATATACATAAAATTGCCATATTTTATTAATTATCAGTACAGCGTTATTCGCAAAAAAATAAGCCTTTTACAAGGCTTATTATATATTTCTAAACTATTACATTGTGGCTGCTGAATTCATGTTATTAAGTGTTTGTCTAAGATAATTCATGTCATGAGTTTGAATCGCTTTATTGAATTCTTTGAACTCAACGTCATTACTAAAGTTAATATGAGCACATGATAAACGATCCAAAACTTCCTTATCTTCCATATCAAAAGCATCTTTCATAAATTATTAGCCTCCCTTTATGTGAATGATTATATAACACATTGGGAAACCATTCAAATATTTTTCTGAAAAATCAAACAATTTAAGATTTGTATAAGTTTACTAATCGTTGTTGTGACTATCGATAAGAGAACTTTAAATTTTTTTGAAAAAATTTAATAATCATAGCAATTTTCATTATTGAAAATGTAATTTAGCTGGTTTTGTTATGAGTTATTATCCTAGACTGCTTATCTTCAATTCACCATCAACAATTTCAATCAACTCTTTGTCAGTTTCTACCGTAATGGGTAATATTTTAGCTAACTTATCTGAAAACAACCATCTTCTATCGGCTTTTGTTAATAATAAATAATTAGATTCATTATTGTTAAATATAAAATTCAAACTATCTTCATCAATGTAATTAGCAATATTACTATAATTATATTTTTTCAAAGTACGCATTGAATGCTCTAAATCATCAATGACTAATCCTATTTCACTGATCCCTAAAATTTCTTGAACAGCAAAATAATTGGCCTGCGTTTTGTTTCGATGTTCATTTCTCGCCATAAATTCCACTATATTTTGTGCTGGATCATAAAAATACACTGATTTAGCATCAAAGCCACTAAAGTAAATTTCATCTTGCCCTTCTTCTGTTAATAATTCAACACGTTGACTTAACCAACCTTTAATTTCAGCAAACATTTCTGGAGGTATATCAAATGCAAAGTGATAATAAGGATTTGTTAGTGTGTCACTATATACAAAAGTTAAGTCACTATATCCTGCTGATATTGAAAAATAGTCATGTTCATCTTTTATTAAATCAAAACCTAAATCATCGACATAAAAAGCCTTCACTTCTGCTATCTTATTTGTATAAATTAGTATTTTATTTAATTTCAAAACAAATACCTCCCACACTTATCTTTAAGTAATATGTGTCTTCACTTTAACACTTATTATATTTAAATTCTCGAATATATCATTATACAAAAAACTGGTCCTTACCTTTTTAAGTAAGAACCAGTTTAAAAATGACATATTATTTAGATTTTTTCATATTAGAATCCATATTTTTATTCATCATTGTCATCATTTGATTAATTTTCTTTTGAGATGGTTTTTGACCCATTTGCATCATCATCATACGTAACATTTCTTCATTAATTGGTGGGTTCTTTTTGAAGTAATCCATCATATACTTTCTCGCTAGGAAGAAGCCACCTACTAAACCTATGATTAGTGCTATTACGATTAAAATAACTGCTAACCAAATTGCCATTGTTTCACCCACTTTCCTATCCTTATGCATTTTACTAAAATATATATTTTATTTCAAGGAAGTTTTGCCTCAAATATATTCAACCTTAAGTATTATATCAATTTTAATTTAGATTTGTAAACATACATGAGTTTAAGTATTAGCAATTTACTATTAAAAAAAAGACATAAGAGACGCGCTCTTATGTCTTTAATAATTTTAATTATAAGAGATTAATTAAAATGTTTGGATTTGATTTAAAATATTTTCTTTAGTGAAGCCATATTTTTCAACTACTAAATCACCAGGGGCACTAGCACCAAATGTGTCGATACCGATAACTTTGCCTTCAGTACCTACATATTTATGCCATCCTAATGATGAAGCCATTTCGATAGCTACACGTTTAGTAATTGATGATGGAATAACTGATTCTTTATATTCAGCTGATTGTTGATCGAATGCGTGCCAGTTTGGCATAGATACAACACGTACGCCTTTACCTTGTGCATCTAAATCTTTAGCAGCATCTACAGCTAAGTTAACTTCTGAGCCAGTTGCTAATAATAAGAATTCCGCGTCTTTTTCAGACTCATATACAACATAAGCACCTTTACGAACGCCTTCTTCAACTACTTCTTTAGGTAAATCTAAAGTAGTTAAGTTTTGACGAGTTAATACTAATGATGTTGGTGTTTTTTCAGATTCTAATGCTACTTCCCAAGCTACACGAGTTTCGTTACCATCAGCTGGACGAATAACGTTCATATTAGGAATAGCA
This region includes:
- the sbcD gene encoding exonuclease subunit SbcD, yielding MKIIHTADWHLGRMLNGKSLLKDQAYILEQFITAMKEEQPDVIVIAGDVYDTSYPSKDAIQLLERTIDELNLSLNIPLIITSGNHDGKERLNYGARWFEKSNVYIRTQLDCMISPITIDHINFYTLPFATVSEVQHFFQHDTVETHQQATDLCLAHMSKEMDHNAMNMLIGHMTVQGGKRSESERPLTIGTVESVDRASFKDFNHVMLGHLHHPFSIDSDYISYSGSLLQYSFSEVSQPKGYRRVIVENDSIKNTFIPLKPLRELEVVEGDYEDAIQEKISIKNKENYLHFKLKNMSHVTDPMMHLKQIYPNTLALTNMSFDFENTYLEQREAIEQLDDNTIINNFYEDITSTELTMTQRNKITTILNKLTEGGNN
- a CDS encoding CcdC family protein is translated as MAYLVFSILFAFLMGVVVIIVRMKAQNFPVNEKKIILPPFFMATGALMYVVPYFRLSGMEMLECLILGVLFSTVLIWTSRFEVKGSEIYMKRSKAFPVILISLLLIRTLIKIFISNRIDPGELAGMFFLLAFCMIVPWRIAMLYKYKKVKKQIIN
- a CDS encoding YneF family protein, which translates into the protein MAIWLAVILIVIALIIGLVGGFFLARKYMMDYFKKNPPINEEMLRMMMMQMGQKPSQKKINQMMTMMNKNMDSNMKKSK